AGCCCCCCGGGGCCAGTAGAAGATCCGGCCGCAATTCTCGCACTGGAGGATGCGATCCCGGTTCTCGATGGACGTGTAACTCGTTGGAATTATTGCGAAACAGCCCAGGCAGACCTGGCCGGTGATGGGCACCACCGCCCGGCCCAGGCGGCCGATGATCCGCTCGTAGCGGTTCAGGAGGGGCCGGTCGATGCTCTCGGCCAGCTCGGCGCGCGCCTGGCGCAGGTCGTCCACGCCCTCGAGCGGGAAGCCCATGGCCTGCAGCTTCTCGGCGTGGACCTTGTTCTCGGCCTCGTGGATCATCGTGTCGAGATCCTGCAGGGCCACCAGCAGGAGCAGTTGCTCGTTCAGACTCGCCACTAGTCGTCTCCCAGGATGATCGTGCGGAACTCCGCGAAGGACTTCACGGCCATCAGCTTTTCGCGCGTGGCCTCGTCGCGGATCAGCTCCACCACCTGGCCGAGGGCCGGCAGGTAGCGGTTCTCCTTCTCCACGGGCGGGGCGATGAACATGAAGAACAGGTGGACGGGCTTGCCGTCGATGGCGCCGTAGGTGACGCCCTTGGACGAGCGCGCGAAAAAGGCCATCAGCGTGGGGATGGCCAGCGAGCGCCCGTGCGGGAAGGCGACGCCCTGGCCCAGGCCGGTGCTGCCCAGGCTCTCGCGGTTCTTCAGCATGCCGAGGATGACGTCCTGGTC
Above is a window of Candidatus Latescibacterota bacterium DNA encoding:
- a CDS encoding PTS sugar transporter subunit IIA, which translates into the protein MADDKATPTRTSAQEGSDSMNHEELITLFSEELFIADLKATDRDGVLQEMVEHAGSAGVIRDQDVILGMLKNRESLGSTGLGQGVAFPHGRSLAIPTLMAFFARSSKGVTYGAIDGKPVHLFFMFIAPPVEKENRYLPALGQVVELIRDEATREKLMAVKSFAEFRTIILGDD